From the genome of Pseudomonas sp. AB6, one region includes:
- a CDS encoding methyl-accepting chemotaxis protein, with product MLTLLSPGIRLLGRFGFARKFQLLFLLFMLPLVGSLWMIGQDYHDKLALISGERAGVRQLSALDSLDNLLAAQRDRAARWKAADILHEPTPAAREAMAGLDAATPVVVQELAKLGTELHSSGAQADTLNRYQTLQSATTGLDSAALRTVGWWPDGYERFTAALTALQNLREQIALDSGLNIDPWRETYVLMQISTQQAPDLIERVGRLASVGQTSISSGQFTMQSRLQMRDLRGRLGDARDQLSKTGASLEARLPREMQPWADQYRKSQQRLDSELKVLDEGVFGGSISLKTDGFERSIDVLLSDLAALRHQSLVSLDDRLGYYHDQSIRQLIPVAAVFGLLLLAALYLFVCLQASIRRSASGITTLAQSLRDGNLCVQVPVEGRDELAAISTALNVAVVQLRTSLLGVDHETLQLSGAVQTLNSQSSRTLNEVEDQQLQISQIATAATQLAATSQGVAKSCEQASASAQHTRHVAEESSRDSLRTTESIQQLNQRLTDTAAALGRVSEQGQQIQSVVDAIRGIAEQTNLLALNAAIEAARAGEQGRGFAVVADEVRSLSQRTQASTAQIAGTVDSLRTTVSQAVGLMDAACGQAVNDAAAVTGLGQRLGEIATAVQGVTDTLAQISTAVEEQASTADEVSSNIQQVDQAAGRLLEGARAVNQAADMLSKGSRALSDNTARFQLN from the coding sequence ATGCTGACACTTTTGTCCCCGGGGATTCGCCTGTTAGGGCGTTTCGGATTTGCTCGAAAGTTTCAGCTGCTTTTCCTGTTGTTCATGCTGCCGTTAGTGGGCAGCTTATGGATGATCGGGCAGGATTATCACGACAAGCTGGCTCTGATATCTGGCGAGCGCGCGGGGGTGCGCCAGTTGTCGGCACTGGATTCGCTGGATAATCTGTTGGCGGCACAACGCGATCGGGCGGCGCGCTGGAAAGCGGCCGATATTCTTCACGAACCGACGCCAGCGGCACGTGAAGCGATGGCTGGCCTGGATGCAGCAACCCCTGTCGTCGTCCAGGAGCTCGCGAAATTGGGCACTGAGTTGCACAGCAGCGGTGCCCAAGCCGACACACTGAATCGTTACCAGACGCTACAAAGTGCCACCACGGGTTTGGATTCTGCGGCCCTGCGCACGGTAGGGTGGTGGCCAGACGGCTACGAGCGTTTCACCGCAGCACTGACCGCGCTGCAAAATCTGCGCGAACAAATCGCGTTGGACAGCGGCCTGAATATCGACCCTTGGCGTGAAACCTATGTGTTGATGCAAATATCCACCCAGCAAGCACCGGACCTCATCGAACGGGTAGGTCGATTGGCCAGCGTCGGACAAACGTCGATCTCGTCCGGTCAATTCACCATGCAAAGCCGTTTGCAGATGCGCGACCTGCGTGGACGTCTGGGCGACGCGCGTGATCAACTGAGCAAAACCGGTGCTTCGCTGGAAGCCAGGTTGCCGCGAGAAATGCAGCCTTGGGCCGATCAGTACCGTAAAAGCCAGCAACGGTTGGACAGCGAATTAAAAGTGTTGGATGAAGGCGTGTTTGGCGGGAGCATCAGCCTCAAAACTGATGGTTTTGAGCGTAGCATTGATGTGTTGCTGAGCGATTTGGCCGCGTTGCGTCACCAATCGCTGGTGTCATTGGACGATCGTCTGGGCTATTACCATGATCAATCCATTAGGCAGTTAATTCCGGTCGCCGCTGTGTTTGGTTTGTTGCTACTGGCAGCGCTGTATCTATTTGTGTGTTTGCAGGCGTCGATCCGGCGCAGCGCCAGTGGCATCACCACCCTGGCGCAGTCGCTGCGTGACGGTAATCTCTGCGTTCAAGTACCAGTGGAAGGGCGCGACGAGCTGGCAGCAATCAGTACCGCACTCAACGTCGCGGTAGTGCAGTTGCGTACCAGCTTGCTAGGTGTTGATCACGAAACGCTGCAATTGAGTGGCGCAGTGCAAACGCTCAATAGCCAGTCCAGCCGCACCCTGAATGAGGTTGAGGACCAACAGCTGCAGATCAGCCAGATCGCAACCGCTGCCACCCAACTGGCGGCGACCTCCCAAGGTGTAGCGAAAAGTTGTGAGCAGGCGTCCGCCAGTGCACAGCACACCCGACATGTCGCAGAAGAGAGTAGCCGCGACAGCCTTCGAACTACCGAAAGTATTCAGCAACTTAACCAACGCCTGACTGACACCGCCGCAGCGCTGGGGCGAGTCAGTGAGCAAGGGCAGCAGATTCAATCTGTGGTGGATGCGATTCGTGGCATCGCCGAACAGACCAACCTGTTGGCACTCAATGCGGCTATCGAAGCGGCGCGCGCGGGCGAGCAGGGCAGGGGTTTCGCAGTGGTCGCCGATGAAGTGCGCAGTCTTTCACAACGTACGCAGGCGTCGACCGCGCAAATTGCCGGGACGGTCGACAGCCTGCGCACCACCGTGAGTCAAGCGGTCGGTCTGATGGATGCAGCGTGTGGTCAGGCCGTCAATGACGCTGCTGCGGTGACGGGGTTGGGCCAGCGTTTGGGAGAAATCGCCACAGCGGTGCAGGGTGTAACCGACACCTTGGCGCAGATCTCCACGGCGGTCGAAGAGCAAGCGAGCACGGCTGATGAAGTCAGTAGCAACATTCAACAGGTTGATCAGGCTGCTGGTCGATTACTGGAGGGTGCACGGGCCGTCAATCAAGCGGCAGACATGCTCAGCAAAGGTAGTCGGGCACTGAGTGACAATACTGCACGCTTCCAATTGAACTGA
- the nhaA gene encoding Na+/H+ antiporter NhaA, translating into MSPDPSRVRNTREPRQSPSALAFISRFFAAESAGGLILMAAALAALIVANSPWSAVYFSTLHIKIVGLSIEHWVNDGLMAVFFMLVGLEIKREMLAGQLSSWSQRALPGFAALGGMLFPALIYLAVNWGNTQTMGGWAIPAATDIAFALGVLSLLGKRVPISLKIFLSALAILDDLGAVLIIAVFYTSGLSISMLLASLAVIVFLVILNRCGVKRLLPYLVAGALLWFFMLQSGIHATLAGVILALCIPLGDPNSERKSPLLYLEEKVHPWVAFAVVPIFGFANAGVSLVGISPNNLIDPVPLGVTLGLLVGKQLGVFGLAALAIRLGLAKLPENCSWLQLYGIALLCGIGFTMSLFIGALAFSSTPHLVDEVKVGVLLGSILSAIFGVIVLLRAGRYTPGCQPTSQRKAE; encoded by the coding sequence ATGAGTCCTGATCCTTCGCGTGTTCGTAACACCCGAGAGCCTCGTCAATCGCCTTCCGCTCTGGCATTTATCTCTCGATTTTTCGCTGCAGAATCAGCCGGTGGCTTGATCCTGATGGCCGCTGCTCTGGCGGCGCTCATCGTGGCGAACTCTCCCTGGTCTGCCGTCTACTTTTCGACTCTGCACATCAAAATAGTGGGGCTGTCGATTGAGCACTGGGTAAACGATGGCCTAATGGCCGTCTTTTTCATGTTGGTGGGTCTTGAGATCAAGCGTGAAATGCTGGCCGGCCAGCTATCGAGTTGGAGCCAGCGCGCTCTTCCAGGTTTCGCTGCACTTGGCGGCATGCTGTTTCCTGCGTTGATCTACCTCGCCGTCAACTGGGGCAACACGCAAACCATGGGCGGCTGGGCCATTCCTGCGGCTACCGACATCGCGTTTGCATTAGGTGTACTGTCACTGCTGGGCAAGCGCGTTCCCATTTCTCTGAAAATATTTTTGTCCGCACTCGCGATACTTGATGACCTCGGTGCCGTGCTGATCATTGCCGTGTTCTACACCAGCGGCCTGTCCATTAGCATGCTGCTGGCGTCACTGGCGGTTATCGTTTTTCTAGTGATACTCAACCGCTGCGGCGTGAAAAGACTGCTTCCCTATTTGGTAGCCGGCGCCCTGCTATGGTTTTTCATGCTTCAATCGGGCATCCATGCAACCTTGGCCGGGGTGATTCTTGCACTTTGCATTCCGCTGGGCGATCCAAATAGCGAGCGTAAGTCACCCCTTCTTTACCTCGAAGAGAAAGTGCATCCATGGGTCGCTTTCGCCGTGGTCCCTATCTTTGGCTTCGCCAACGCCGGTGTATCCCTTGTTGGTATTTCGCCAAATAACTTAATTGACCCGGTACCACTGGGGGTGACATTAGGGCTGTTGGTAGGAAAGCAGCTTGGGGTCTTCGGTTTGGCGGCGTTGGCCATTCGCTTAGGGTTGGCAAAACTTCCCGAAAACTGTAGCTGGTTACAGCTGTATGGGATCGCCCTTTTGTGTGGTATCGGATTCACGATGAGCCTTTTCATCGGGGCGCTGGCATTCTCAAGTACTCCGCATCTCGTAGACGAGGTGAAGGTGGGAGTACTCTTGGGCTCCATCCTTTCCGCTATTTTTGGGGTGATCGTCCTGTTGCGGGCTGGAAGATACACGCCAGGTTGCCAACCCACCTCTCAGCGGAAAGCTGAATGA
- a CDS encoding DoxX family protein codes for MDVIQTHSSGNDRSLRKHWNRVACRLETLIGDSLLALVARLSIAAIFFMSGRTKVSGFLTITPSTYELFRTEYALPLISPELAAHLSAYSEHLFPVLLVLGLFSRLSALALLGMTLVIEVFVYPDAWPTHLSWAGLLLLIVARGAGSLSLDRRLGIR; via the coding sequence ATGGACGTTATTCAAACTCACTCATCCGGCAACGATAGATCTCTGCGTAAACACTGGAACCGCGTTGCATGCCGACTGGAAACACTGATTGGCGATTCTCTGCTAGCGCTGGTGGCTCGTCTCTCAATCGCCGCAATTTTCTTTATGTCCGGGCGAACCAAGGTCAGTGGCTTTCTGACGATTACACCGAGTACCTACGAACTGTTCCGCACGGAATATGCCTTGCCTTTGATCTCTCCAGAACTGGCAGCTCACCTTTCTGCCTACAGCGAGCACTTGTTTCCGGTGCTTCTGGTGCTGGGATTGTTTTCCCGACTGTCAGCATTGGCGCTATTGGGCATGACGCTTGTCATTGAGGTGTTTGTGTACCCTGACGCCTGGCCGACGCATCTTTCCTGGGCGGGTCTGCTGCTTCTCATAGTCGCGCGTGGAGCAGGGTCATTATCACTGGATAGACGACTGGGCATTCGATAG
- a CDS encoding DNA-binding domain-containing protein has protein sequence MKPSLEQFQDSFIEALYDAESSEMKSLTQQPGFAVYRNTVLKGATDALLANFPTIERLVGTDWLRSAATLHARMSPPTDARLLHYGAEFPRFLDGFEHAQEMPYLGDVALLDLLWTQVHCAEDEPVFEISTLARLSPTDLAKSQLTPRAACRWAWLPDSPAYTIWRVNREQLEMPDDLDWQGEGALLTRKAEKVHWQAASAADCAFLAACAAGLPLDQAADRAIAVEPAVDLENLIIRLVTAEAFVAASQG, from the coding sequence ATGAAGCCATCCCTTGAGCAGTTTCAAGATTCGTTCATAGAAGCACTCTACGATGCCGAATCCTCCGAGATGAAGTCGCTGACCCAGCAGCCCGGCTTTGCGGTTTATCGCAATACGGTGCTCAAAGGTGCAACCGACGCGTTGCTCGCCAACTTCCCAACCATAGAGCGACTCGTGGGCACCGACTGGCTCCGAAGCGCGGCCACACTCCATGCCCGAATGTCGCCGCCCACGGACGCCCGGTTGCTGCACTACGGGGCCGAATTTCCGCGTTTTCTCGACGGCTTTGAGCACGCACAAGAAATGCCCTATCTGGGCGACGTCGCCCTTTTGGACCTGCTCTGGACACAGGTGCATTGCGCCGAAGATGAACCTGTCTTTGAGATAAGCACCTTAGCGCGGCTTTCACCGACGGACTTGGCCAAGAGCCAGCTTACACCTCGGGCTGCTTGCCGCTGGGCTTGGTTGCCTGACTCTCCGGCCTACACGATCTGGCGTGTCAATCGCGAACAGCTAGAAATGCCCGACGACCTCGATTGGCAGGGCGAAGGCGCGCTTCTAACGCGAAAGGCGGAAAAAGTGCACTGGCAGGCTGCCAGTGCTGCTGACTGTGCCTTTCTCGCCGCTTGTGCGGCCGGTCTGCCTCTGGACCAAGCCGCAGACCGAGCTATCGCAGTCGAGCCTGCCGTGGACTTGGAAAACCTCATTATCCGTTTGGTGACCGCTGAGGCATTCGTGGCGGCGAGCCAAGGTTAA
- a CDS encoding DUF692 domain-containing protein: MKNQFQMGAGLGLKPVHYQDAFDCTAEGLWFEVHPENYMVGGGPRLAWLEAIGTRHPLSLHGVSLSLAADRPPDAEHLKRLKNLADRIQPGLISEHLAWSAWRGQYHPDLLPFPRTGEALRRIASNVNCTQDALGRRIAIENPTHYLHIDGHDYSELDFLTELGERTGCGLLLDVNNVHISAHNLGFDAATYLDAFPALAIMEIHLAGHAEDPGNSTLLIDTHDAPIAEDVWSLYERLIGRIGMRPTLIERDDHIPAFEALLAERDRAQSRLNFGQSSQHGLAI, encoded by the coding sequence ATGAAGAATCAGTTCCAGATGGGGGCCGGACTCGGCCTCAAACCGGTCCACTATCAGGACGCCTTCGACTGCACAGCCGAGGGCCTCTGGTTCGAAGTTCATCCGGAAAACTACATGGTCGGCGGTGGCCCCCGCTTGGCGTGGCTTGAGGCCATTGGCACTCGACATCCACTGTCATTGCACGGCGTATCACTCTCGCTGGCGGCCGATCGTCCGCCGGATGCAGAGCATTTAAAGCGCCTGAAAAATCTTGCGGATCGCATTCAACCCGGCTTGATCTCCGAGCACTTGGCTTGGTCTGCCTGGCGCGGCCAATACCATCCTGACCTGCTGCCATTTCCCCGCACCGGCGAGGCATTGCGGCGCATCGCCAGTAATGTGAATTGCACACAAGATGCCCTTGGGCGTCGTATCGCGATTGAAAACCCGACCCACTATTTGCACATTGATGGCCATGACTATAGCGAACTGGACTTTCTGACCGAGCTCGGCGAGAGGACAGGCTGTGGCTTGCTGCTGGATGTGAATAATGTGCACATCAGCGCGCACAACTTAGGCTTCGATGCGGCAACCTATCTGGATGCCTTTCCGGCCCTGGCGATCATGGAGATACATCTAGCTGGCCACGCGGAGGATCCGGGAAATTCGACATTACTCATTGATACTCACGACGCACCTATCGCTGAAGACGTCTGGTCTTTGTATGAGCGCTTGATTGGACGAATCGGTATGCGTCCGACATTGATCGAACGTGACGACCACATCCCCGCTTTCGAGGCCCTGCTCGCTGAACGTGACAGAGCGCAATCACGGCTGAATTTTGGGCAGAGTTCGCAACATGGGTTGGCGATATGA
- a CDS encoding DUF2282 domain-containing protein: MNTLKLAALAVAFSSFAAGAIAAETPAAAGAMEKCYGVSMAGHNDCKAGAGTTCAGTAKMDYQANSWKNVPAGTCTSIKTPKGMGTLTPM, encoded by the coding sequence ATGAACACTCTGAAACTTGCCGCCCTCGCCGTTGCTTTCTCTTCCTTCGCAGCCGGTGCCATAGCTGCAGAAACCCCAGCAGCGGCAGGCGCCATGGAAAAATGCTACGGCGTTTCAATGGCCGGTCACAACGATTGCAAAGCCGGCGCAGGCACCACCTGTGCAGGCACCGCCAAAATGGACTACCAGGCTAACTCCTGGAAAAACGTTCCAGCGGGTACGTGCACCAGCATCAAGACCCCAAAAGGCATGGGCACTCTGACACCTATGTAA
- a CDS encoding sigma-70 family RNA polymerase sigma factor, with protein sequence MERITHNDTLRSRELHLQRLFLDGLNGDEWAYREFLSELSGHVRGFLRAKLQRQPEESEDLLQEVLLAVHNGRHTYRVDQPLTAWVFAIARYKLTDFFRGRSRREVFNDCLDDVSELFAEPELEPAQASRDLRKLLAQLPERQRLPIVHVKLEGLTVTETAHMTGLSESAVKIGIHRGLKALAARIIGAR encoded by the coding sequence ATGGAACGAATTACACATAACGACACGTTGCGCAGCAGAGAACTCCATCTTCAACGCTTGTTCCTCGACGGTTTAAACGGAGACGAATGGGCTTATCGGGAGTTTCTGTCTGAATTAAGCGGTCATGTGCGCGGCTTTTTGCGAGCGAAACTTCAACGGCAACCCGAAGAATCCGAGGACTTGTTGCAAGAGGTCTTACTCGCCGTTCATAACGGGCGCCATACGTACCGAGTGGATCAACCTCTGACCGCTTGGGTCTTTGCTATTGCGCGCTACAAGCTTACTGATTTTTTTCGAGGCAGGTCACGCCGTGAGGTGTTTAACGACTGTCTCGACGATGTGTCCGAGCTGTTTGCCGAGCCCGAGCTAGAACCTGCGCAGGCCAGTCGCGACCTACGCAAGTTGTTGGCGCAGCTGCCTGAACGTCAGCGTCTACCCATCGTGCATGTGAAGCTTGAAGGATTGACGGTAACGGAAACTGCGCACATGACGGGATTATCGGAGTCGGCTGTGAAGATAGGCATACATCGCGGGCTTAAGGCGTTGGCGGCGAGAATTATAGGTGCACGATGA